The following are encoded in a window of Halorarum salinum genomic DNA:
- a CDS encoding metallophosphoesterase family protein codes for MEVAILSDMHVPEQARVLPDAFRERVRGADHVVHAGDFGSAEALADVRALNPDLTAVYGNADLHDVDLPAVASVDAGGVTFVVVHGIVNPVERAVSGSEGVVMGRDDWLDAIADTTRARADEPLVGVGGHSHEVEDEVHDGVRVLNPGSATGVGRADGATMMTAAVADGDVDVTVHEA; via the coding sequence ATGGAGGTCGCAATTCTCTCCGACATGCACGTCCCCGAGCAGGCCCGGGTGCTCCCGGACGCGTTCCGCGAGCGCGTTCGAGGGGCCGACCACGTCGTCCACGCCGGGGACTTCGGCTCGGCCGAGGCGCTCGCCGACGTGCGCGCGCTCAACCCGGATCTGACCGCCGTGTACGGGAACGCCGACCTGCACGACGTCGACCTGCCCGCGGTCGCGTCGGTCGACGCGGGCGGCGTGACGTTCGTCGTCGTCCACGGCATCGTCAACCCCGTCGAGCGGGCGGTGTCCGGATCCGAGGGAGTCGTCATGGGGCGTGACGACTGGCTCGACGCGATCGCCGACACGACTCGGGCGAGAGCGGACGAGCCGCTGGTCGGGGTCGGCGGCCACAGCCACGAGGTCGAGGACGAGGTCCACGACGGCGTTCGGGTGCTGAACCCGGGGTCGGCGACGGGGGTCGGCAGGGCCGACGGCGCCACGATGATGACGGCGGCGGTCGCCGACGGCGACGTCGACGTGACGGTCCACGAGGCCTGA
- a CDS encoding outer membrane protein assembly factor BamB family protein, translating into MVSRRNALALAGAALLPVAGCTDGTGGSATPTGSPNSSPSPEPGPGDPPGGSSTPADLPDWESDWTRSVEGEHVLGLDVREGTVYASLSSEGGPNAVAALDPTDGTELWHTSTPGELEGRTYAEWNDGDDQWGVTVTDGRVFAVTGHADRYEWTALRALDRTTGEVDWSLRRDRSLAVRGVHDGVVYVTSLEFFEPEHSHDTPEAPLPTDLLAVDAADGTVRWSRPFAGVADVAVSPAGVVVAAGTGLTCLDHDGTGRFDVDTGTEGTAVAATDARVFLLGEGGPAGRPVRGYALDGTREWGERRRVRDALLDPERGRLYAGGDVTLALEADGSLAWRADVHGGHPLLLGPERGTLYTRGGGARTEAFGLPDGAHRWSFDPRERYAWPVAASADVAVVEGFAEGRSLYAVDAAAGEATRRRSFGDLATLFTVEIAGGYALVGTGDASIVALPLERVA; encoded by the coding sequence ATGGTCTCCCGCAGGAACGCCCTCGCGCTGGCCGGCGCGGCCCTCCTCCCGGTCGCCGGCTGCACCGACGGAACGGGCGGTAGCGCCACGCCGACCGGATCGCCGAACTCGTCCCCGTCGCCGGAACCGGGTCCGGGCGACCCGCCCGGCGGGTCGTCGACGCCGGCGGACCTCCCCGACTGGGAGTCCGACTGGACGCGCTCGGTCGAGGGGGAACACGTCCTCGGACTCGACGTCCGCGAGGGGACCGTCTACGCCTCGCTCTCCTCGGAGGGCGGCCCGAACGCCGTCGCCGCGCTGGATCCGACCGACGGGACGGAACTGTGGCACACGTCGACGCCGGGCGAACTAGAGGGGCGAACCTACGCGGAGTGGAACGACGGCGACGACCAGTGGGGCGTCACCGTCACCGACGGGCGCGTGTTCGCGGTCACGGGCCACGCCGACCGCTACGAGTGGACCGCCCTCCGCGCGCTCGACCGGACGACCGGGGAGGTGGACTGGAGCCTGCGCCGCGACCGTTCGCTCGCGGTCCGCGGCGTTCACGACGGCGTGGTCTACGTCACGTCCCTGGAGTTCTTCGAGCCCGAACACTCCCACGACACGCCGGAGGCGCCGCTGCCGACCGACCTCCTTGCGGTGGACGCCGCCGACGGGACGGTCCGCTGGTCGCGCCCGTTCGCCGGCGTCGCGGACGTGGCCGTCTCCCCGGCGGGCGTCGTCGTCGCCGCGGGAACCGGGCTGACCTGCCTCGACCACGACGGCACCGGGCGGTTCGACGTCGACACCGGGACGGAGGGGACCGCCGTCGCGGCGACCGATGCCCGGGTGTTCCTCCTCGGTGAGGGCGGTCCGGCGGGCCGTCCCGTACGCGGGTACGCCCTCGACGGGACGCGCGAGTGGGGCGAGCGCCGGCGGGTCCGCGACGCGCTCCTCGACCCGGAGCGTGGACGGCTGTACGCCGGGGGCGACGTCACGCTCGCGCTGGAGGCCGACGGCTCGCTCGCCTGGCGCGCGGACGTCCACGGCGGTCACCCACTCCTCCTCGGCCCCGAGCGGGGGACGCTGTACACCCGCGGCGGCGGGGCGCGAACCGAGGCGTTCGGGCTCCCCGACGGCGCGCACCGCTGGTCGTTCGACCCGCGCGAGCGGTACGCGTGGCCGGTCGCCGCGAGCGCCGACGTCGCCGTCGTCGAGGGGTTCGCCGAGGGGCGGTCGCTGTACGCCGTCGACGCCGCCGCGGGCGAGGCGACCCGCCGTCGGTCGTTCGGCGACCTCGCGACCCTGTTCACGGTCGAGATCGCCGGGGGGTACGCGCTGGTCGGCACCGGCGACGCATCGATCGTCGCGCTCCCGCTCGAACGCGTCGCCTAA
- the truA gene encoding tRNA pseudouridine(38-40) synthase TruA, which translates to MRAFRVAYDGRPFYGFQRQPDVPTVEGTLFDGLRALDVLGPDEPKPPGYAAAGRTDAGVSAVAQTLAFDAPDWLAPRAFNAELPGTVRVRASAEAPDGFHATHDAVRRVYRYHLHAPASGTDASPGTDAMLGRARDAAARLSGEHDFHNLTTDDEGTVRDLECTVDRDGEFLVVTAAAGGFPRHFVRKLVAVIHGVATGEATGADGTDRLDRVLSDESLADEAGVPAAPPEPLVLVGVDYPGLTFEPDPVATATLREVFADRRRDGLVRARVADEVLDGV; encoded by the coding sequence GTGCGCGCCTTCCGCGTCGCCTACGACGGCCGGCCGTTCTACGGCTTCCAGCGCCAGCCGGACGTGCCGACCGTCGAGGGGACGCTGTTCGACGGGCTCCGTGCGCTCGACGTGCTTGGCCCGGATGAACCGAAGCCGCCAGGCTACGCCGCCGCCGGCCGGACCGACGCGGGCGTCTCGGCGGTCGCCCAGACCCTCGCGTTCGACGCCCCCGACTGGCTTGCGCCGCGCGCGTTCAACGCCGAACTCCCGGGGACCGTCCGCGTCCGGGCGAGCGCCGAGGCGCCCGACGGCTTCCACGCCACCCACGACGCCGTCCGGCGGGTCTACCGGTACCACCTCCACGCGCCGGCCTCCGGGACCGACGCGTCCCCCGGAACCGACGCGATGCTCGGCCGCGCGCGGGATGCCGCGGCGAGGCTCTCCGGCGAGCACGACTTCCACAACCTCACGACCGACGACGAGGGGACGGTCCGGGACCTGGAGTGTACGGTCGACCGGGACGGGGAGTTCCTCGTGGTGACCGCGGCGGCGGGCGGGTTCCCGCGGCACTTCGTCCGGAAGCTCGTGGCCGTCATCCACGGCGTGGCGACCGGCGAGGCGACGGGTGCGGACGGGACCGACCGGCTGGACCGGGTGCTGAGCGACGAGTCGCTGGCCGACGAGGCGGGCGTGCCGGCCGCCCCGCCCGAACCCCTCGTCCTCGTCGGCGTGGACTACCCGGGGCTGACGTTCGAACCCGACCCCGTGGCGACGGCGACGCTCCGGGAGGTGTTCGCCGACCGCCGGCGCGACGGCCTCGTCCGGGCACGCGTCGCCGACGAGGTGCTGGACGGCGTCTGA
- a CDS encoding M28 family peptidase gives MDDALSLDDDLADAVGRAWLDDRPWEFLTDLTAIGNRMGGSEGEARAAELVAEAFRDAGLRRVREQPFEVNEWRRGHTDLELVSPDDRTFEAVALPYCPAGAVRGELVDVGYGTPAEIDEVDVEGRVAVASTTTPSGGRFVHRMEKYGYAADAGAVGFVFVNHVPGQLPPTGSLTFGEEASIPAVGVSKETGAWLSEYAEADGEVELTVVAETVPGESRNVLGQVGPDTDETVLVLAHYDAHDVAEGALDNGCGIATMLVAARVLAATDLDLGVRFAAVGCEETGLLGSEHLAAGTDFDSVKAVVNLDGAGRFRDLVAMSHASAATAGVARRLSEATRHPIEVREEPHPFSDQWPFVRAGVPALQLHSDSGERGRGWGHTAADTRDKVDDRNVREHGVLAALLVRELAVESVEVPALDEYDLEAAFREAEFEPGMKAAGLWPEGWD, from the coding sequence ATGGACGACGCGCTCTCGCTCGATGACGACCTCGCCGACGCCGTGGGACGGGCGTGGCTCGACGACCGGCCCTGGGAGTTCCTCACCGACCTCACCGCGATCGGGAACCGGATGGGCGGGAGCGAGGGGGAGGCCCGCGCGGCCGAACTCGTCGCCGAGGCGTTCCGGGACGCCGGCCTGCGCCGCGTCCGCGAGCAGCCCTTCGAGGTGAACGAGTGGCGGCGCGGCCACACCGACCTGGAACTCGTCTCCCCCGACGATCGGACGTTCGAGGCCGTCGCGCTGCCGTACTGCCCCGCGGGCGCGGTCCGGGGCGAACTGGTCGACGTCGGCTACGGCACTCCCGCGGAGATCGACGAGGTCGACGTCGAGGGGCGCGTCGCCGTCGCGAGCACGACGACCCCCTCCGGCGGCCGGTTCGTCCACCGGATGGAGAAGTACGGCTACGCGGCCGACGCGGGCGCGGTCGGGTTCGTCTTCGTCAACCACGTCCCCGGCCAGCTCCCGCCGACGGGGTCGCTGACGTTCGGGGAGGAGGCGTCCATCCCGGCGGTCGGGGTGAGCAAGGAGACCGGCGCGTGGCTCTCGGAGTACGCCGAGGCGGACGGCGAGGTGGAACTGACCGTCGTGGCCGAGACCGTCCCCGGCGAAAGCCGCAACGTCCTGGGCCAGGTCGGGCCGGACACCGACGAGACCGTGCTCGTGCTCGCCCACTACGACGCCCACGACGTCGCCGAGGGGGCGCTCGACAACGGCTGCGGGATCGCGACGATGCTCGTCGCCGCCCGGGTCCTCGCCGCGACGGACCTCGACCTCGGCGTCCGGTTCGCCGCCGTCGGCTGCGAGGAGACGGGCCTGCTGGGGTCGGAACACCTCGCCGCCGGGACAGACTTCGACTCGGTGAAGGCGGTGGTGAACCTCGACGGCGCGGGCCGGTTCCGCGACCTGGTCGCGATGAGCCACGCCTCCGCGGCGACCGCGGGCGTCGCACGTCGGCTGAGCGAGGCGACGCGTCACCCCATCGAGGTCCGCGAGGAGCCGCACCCGTTCTCCGACCAGTGGCCGTTCGTGCGGGCCGGCGTCCCCGCCCTGCAGTTGCACTCCGACAGCGGCGAGCGGGGCAGGGGGTGGGGCCACACCGCGGCCGACACGCGCGACAAGGTCGACGACCGGAACGTGCGGGAACACGGCGTGCTCGCCGCCCTCCTGGTCCGCGAACTCGCCGTGGAGTCGGTCGAGGTGCCCGCGCTCGACGAGTACGACCTGGAGGCGGCGTTCCGCGAGGCCGAGTTCGAACCCGGGATGAAGGCCGCCGGGCTGTGGCCCGAGGGCTGGGACTGA
- a CDS encoding metal ABC transporter substrate-binding protein — protein sequence MSDDPRGRTDPPFSRRRALAAGGSLVAAGVAGCLGDGRVGGASGTTGDDGPLAVASFFSFYDFARRIAGETPLRVKNLVPTGLHGHGWEPDASVTREIIEADAFVHVGEDFQPWADRAIRTLEDDGVDTHLINVREGVELVSLAASLDPDEEGVGEGRGKDPHFWLDPRRAKQSVDNITEGFVELLPEHEGTFRDNAAAYKTDVLDRIDADYERIFEAAERDVVQLAAHNAFQYVGVRYGVRMRPLVTNLAASGDVKPSDVTDAKRVIDENDIEYIGAGVFETRRPARQLIAETAVEAYYPVTPYAGVREDWVENDWGYEEIAYNVNMPTFEVVLGNAPPEEAGPEGWDEQWRNFE from the coding sequence GTGAGCGATGACCCACGCGGACGGACGGACCCTCCGTTCTCGCGCCGCCGGGCGCTCGCGGCGGGCGGCAGTCTCGTCGCCGCCGGCGTCGCGGGCTGTCTCGGCGACGGCCGCGTCGGCGGCGCGTCGGGGACGACCGGAGACGACGGGCCCCTCGCGGTGGCCTCGTTCTTCAGCTTCTACGACTTCGCGCGGAGGATCGCCGGCGAGACGCCGCTCCGGGTGAAGAACCTGGTCCCGACCGGCCTCCACGGCCACGGCTGGGAACCGGACGCGAGCGTCACGCGGGAGATCATCGAGGCCGACGCGTTCGTCCACGTCGGCGAGGACTTCCAGCCGTGGGCCGACCGGGCGATCCGGACCCTCGAGGACGACGGCGTCGACACGCACCTGATCAACGTCCGCGAGGGCGTCGAACTCGTGTCGCTCGCGGCGAGCCTGGACCCCGACGAGGAGGGCGTGGGGGAGGGCCGCGGCAAGGACCCACACTTCTGGCTGGATCCCCGCCGCGCGAAGCAGTCCGTCGACAACATCACCGAGGGGTTCGTCGAACTCCTCCCCGAGCACGAGGGGACGTTCCGCGACAACGCCGCGGCGTACAAGACGGACGTGCTCGACCGCATCGACGCGGACTACGAACGGATCTTCGAGGCGGCCGAGCGGGACGTGGTGCAACTGGCCGCGCACAACGCCTTCCAGTACGTCGGCGTCCGCTACGGCGTCCGGATGCGGCCGCTGGTCACCAACCTCGCGGCGAGCGGGGACGTCAAGCCGTCCGACGTCACCGACGCCAAGCGGGTGATCGACGAGAACGACATCGAGTACATCGGCGCGGGGGTGTTCGAGACGCGACGGCCGGCCCGGCAACTGATCGCGGAGACCGCGGTGGAGGCGTACTACCCGGTGACCCCGTACGCGGGCGTTCGCGAGGACTGGGTGGAGAACGACTGGGGGTACGAGGAGATCGCCTACAACGTCAACATGCCGACGTTCGAGGTCGTCCTCGGGAACGCACCCCCCGAGGAGGCCGGCCCGGAGGGCTGGGACGAGCAGTGGCGGAACTTCGAGTGA
- a CDS encoding metal ABC transporter ATP-binding protein translates to MNGTTDGETAATESGTGRTESAGDGTTTGSGTTGPGARGPVIELSDVDFGYAATPVVEDVSVRIDAGEYAAVVGPNGSGKSTLMKLMLGLLRPDEGQARLFGEPAHEFDDGARVGYVAQEASASKEMPITVREVVKMGRFPHVGFGRLSEGDWRIVDRALDVVGMAAFGDRRVTRLSGGQRQRAFIARALASEADLLVLDEPTVGVDVESVDAFYDLLDALNADGITVLLIEHDLGAVTDHADRVVCLNREVYFDGPTAEFVESDALGRAFGTARTVTGGSS, encoded by the coding sequence ATGAACGGAACCACCGACGGGGAGACGGCGGCGACGGAGAGCGGGACCGGGAGGACCGAATCGGCCGGCGACGGCACGACGACCGGATCCGGGACGACCGGACCCGGCGCTCGGGGGCCGGTCATCGAACTGTCCGACGTCGACTTCGGCTACGCCGCGACGCCGGTCGTCGAGGACGTCTCGGTCCGGATCGACGCGGGGGAGTACGCCGCCGTCGTCGGCCCGAACGGGTCGGGGAAGTCGACGCTGATGAAACTGATGCTCGGGCTCCTCCGTCCCGACGAGGGCCAGGCCCGGTTGTTCGGCGAGCCGGCCCACGAGTTCGACGACGGCGCGCGCGTCGGCTACGTCGCCCAGGAGGCGAGCGCCTCGAAGGAGATGCCGATCACGGTCCGCGAGGTCGTGAAGATGGGGCGGTTCCCGCACGTCGGCTTCGGTCGCCTCTCGGAGGGGGACTGGCGGATCGTCGATCGCGCCCTCGACGTGGTCGGGATGGCCGCGTTCGGGGACCGCCGCGTGACGCGGCTCTCGGGCGGCCAGCGGCAGCGGGCGTTCATCGCGCGGGCGCTCGCGAGCGAGGCGGACCTCCTCGTGCTCGACGAGCCGACGGTCGGCGTCGACGTCGAGTCGGTCGACGCGTTCTACGACCTGCTGGACGCGCTCAACGCGGACGGGATCACGGTGCTCCTGATCGAACACGACCTCGGTGCGGTGACGGACCACGCCGACCGCGTCGTCTGTCTCAACCGGGAGGTCTACTTCGACGGCCCCACGGCCGAGTTCGTCGAGAGCGACGCGCTCGGGCGGGCGTTCGGGACTGCCCGGACCGTCACGGGTGGTTCGTCGTGA
- a CDS encoding metal ABC transporter permease: MTGIAGRPLQASPLDQLLAPLYWALSLWSELMFRVAAVTGLELLQYPFMHRAVLVGLCIGVMAPLIGTFLVHRQLALIGDALAHTAFAGVAVGLFVNAVLNLDVSPYLSAVVVAVIAALFIELISEHTDAYNDVSMAIVLSTGFALGTVLISINAGGLAVGINQYLFGNLATVSAENAAILLVLFGVIVATVALTRNQLLYVTFDEVAAEVSGIPVSWYNRVMVMLTALVVVGAMQIMGVILVAAMLVVPVAGASQVSRSFSGSLLTSVVLAELAVLLGIGVSYYAEATAGGVIVLVAVAIYVGCVGLGKLRARTGSDAPAPEMGAVDADRSGDASD, encoded by the coding sequence GTGACGGGGATCGCCGGCCGTCCGCTCCAGGCGAGCCCGCTCGACCAGCTTCTGGCGCCGCTGTACTGGGCTCTCTCGCTGTGGTCGGAGCTCATGTTCCGGGTCGCCGCGGTGACGGGCCTCGAACTGCTCCAGTACCCGTTCATGCACCGGGCGGTCCTCGTCGGACTCTGCATCGGGGTGATGGCCCCGCTCATCGGGACGTTCCTGGTCCACAGGCAGCTCGCGCTCATCGGCGACGCGCTCGCACACACCGCGTTCGCGGGGGTCGCGGTCGGCCTGTTCGTCAACGCCGTGCTGAACCTCGACGTCTCGCCGTACCTCTCCGCGGTCGTCGTCGCGGTGATCGCGGCGCTGTTCATCGAACTCATCTCCGAGCACACGGACGCCTACAACGACGTCTCGATGGCGATCGTCCTCTCGACGGGGTTCGCGCTCGGGACCGTCCTGATCAGCATCAACGCGGGCGGGCTCGCGGTCGGCATCAACCAGTACCTGTTCGGAAACCTCGCGACGGTGTCCGCGGAGAACGCCGCCATCCTGCTGGTCCTGTTCGGCGTCATCGTCGCGACGGTCGCGCTCACTCGAAACCAGCTGCTGTACGTCACCTTCGACGAGGTGGCGGCGGAGGTGTCGGGCATCCCGGTCAGCTGGTACAACCGCGTGATGGTGATGCTCACAGCGCTCGTGGTCGTCGGCGCGATGCAGATCATGGGCGTCATCCTCGTCGCCGCGATGCTCGTCGTCCCCGTCGCGGGGGCCTCGCAGGTGTCCCGGAGCTTCTCGGGGTCGCTGCTCACGTCGGTCGTCCTGGCCGAACTGGCGGTGCTCCTCGGCATCGGCGTCTCCTACTACGCCGAGGCGACGGCGGGGGGCGTCATCGTCCTGGTCGCGGTCGCCATCTACGTCGGCTGCGTCGGCCTCGGGAAACTGCGGGCGCGGACCGGGAGCGACGCTCCCGCGCCCGAGATGGGAGCCGTCGACGCCGACCGGTCCGGGGACGCCTCCGACTGA
- the pepF gene encoding oligoendopeptidase F — protein sequence MSSVPERSDVDADYKWSVGSIYGSDEEWEAAYEAAEASLEDVRAYEGRTTGSAATLRELLETYEAVMREVSTVVQYANLRSNEDTRDQECQAMAAKAGSLSSEASSAASFIEPELQELDRDDVEALVEEEPALAEYEHYFDDVLRMKPHTRSAEVEELLADLSEVTNAPSETYSMLSDADMTFPTVEGPDGEGVEISQGNFTTLLQKPDREFRRRVHEAFYGEWAGVRNAVGTTLSKSVKKDVKMAEARNYETAREAALDGPNVPVEVYDNLVNTVRDNLDSLQRHADLKRRALDVDDLEMWDLYMSLTGDEGPEIPYERAKDLVVEAVEPLGEPYRERMGEGLESRWVDVYENRGKRSGAYSAGTYDTQPFIMMNYQDDVSSMFTLAHELGHSMHSELAKDAQPWQYANYEIFVAEVASTVNETLLTNHLLENAEDDELRVHALDQYLERFRSTLFRQTMFAAFELAIHEHAEAGEPLTPDVFDRLYGDLKEEFYANATVDDHVRREWMRIPHFYYNFYVYQYSTGVSAAAAVVERIREEGESAAADYRAALELGGAEYPIDVLEVAGIDMTSPEPIESAIRVYDEYLDRAEELLDL from the coding sequence ATGAGTTCGGTTCCCGAACGGTCCGACGTCGACGCGGACTACAAGTGGAGCGTCGGGTCCATATACGGCTCCGACGAGGAGTGGGAGGCGGCGTACGAGGCGGCCGAGGCCTCGCTCGAGGACGTCCGCGCCTACGAGGGGCGGACGACCGGGAGCGCGGCGACCCTCCGCGAACTGCTCGAGACGTACGAGGCGGTGATGCGCGAGGTGTCGACGGTCGTCCAGTACGCGAACCTCCGCTCGAACGAGGACACGCGCGACCAGGAGTGCCAGGCGATGGCCGCGAAGGCCGGGTCGCTCTCCTCGGAGGCGTCGAGCGCGGCGAGCTTCATCGAGCCGGAACTGCAGGAACTCGACCGCGACGACGTGGAGGCGCTCGTCGAGGAGGAGCCCGCGCTCGCGGAGTACGAACACTACTTCGACGACGTGCTGCGGATGAAGCCGCACACGCGTTCGGCCGAAGTGGAGGAGCTTCTCGCGGACCTCTCCGAGGTCACTAACGCGCCGAGCGAGACGTACTCGATGCTCTCGGACGCAGACATGACGTTCCCGACCGTGGAGGGGCCCGACGGCGAGGGGGTCGAGATCTCGCAGGGCAACTTCACGACGCTGCTCCAGAAGCCGGACCGCGAGTTCCGCCGGCGGGTCCACGAGGCATTCTACGGGGAGTGGGCCGGCGTGCGGAACGCGGTCGGCACGACGCTCTCGAAGTCGGTGAAGAAGGACGTGAAGATGGCGGAGGCCCGCAACTACGAGACGGCCCGCGAGGCCGCGCTCGACGGCCCGAACGTCCCCGTCGAGGTGTACGACAACCTCGTGAACACGGTGCGGGACAACCTCGACTCCCTCCAGCGGCACGCCGACCTGAAGCGCCGCGCGCTCGACGTGGACGACCTGGAGATGTGGGACCTCTACATGTCGCTGACGGGCGACGAGGGGCCCGAAATCCCCTACGAGCGGGCGAAGGACCTCGTCGTCGAGGCGGTCGAACCCCTCGGCGAACCGTACCGCGAGCGGATGGGCGAAGGGCTGGAGTCGCGCTGGGTCGACGTGTACGAGAACCGCGGCAAGCGCTCGGGTGCGTACTCGGCGGGCACCTACGACACCCAGCCGTTCATCATGATGAACTACCAGGACGACGTCTCCTCGATGTTCACGCTCGCCCACGAACTGGGCCACTCGATGCACTCGGAACTGGCGAAGGACGCCCAGCCGTGGCAGTACGCGAACTACGAGATCTTCGTCGCCGAGGTCGCCTCGACGGTGAACGAGACGCTGCTCACGAACCACCTGCTGGAGAACGCGGAGGACGACGAACTCCGGGTCCACGCGCTCGACCAGTACCTCGAACGCTTCCGCTCGACGCTGTTCCGCCAGACGATGTTCGCCGCGTTCGAACTGGCGATCCACGAGCACGCGGAGGCCGGCGAGCCCCTGACGCCGGACGTCTTCGACCGACTGTACGGCGACCTGAAGGAGGAGTTCTACGCGAACGCGACCGTCGACGACCACGTCCGCCGCGAGTGGATGCGCATCCCGCACTTCTACTACAACTTCTACGTCTACCAGTACTCGACCGGCGTCTCGGCGGCGGCCGCCGTCGTCGAGCGCATCCGCGAGGAGGGCGAGTCCGCGGCCGCCGACTACCGGGCCGCGCTGGAACTCGGCGGCGCCGAGTACCCCATCGACGTGCTCGAGGTCGCCGGCATCGACATGACCTCCCCCGAGCCGATCGAGTCCGCGATCCGCGTGTACGACGAGTACCTCGACCGCGCGGAGGAGCTTCTGGACCTGTAG